A section of the Verrucomicrobium sp. GAS474 genome encodes:
- a CDS encoding STAS domain-containing protein, with protein sequence MASIVHTLDAETKTLRIEIGNDLLSTTFDKIVAGLDSILTSDEVKKGTWTLLLLDLTQAKLIDSMGLNIIVSLIKKAQAHPAKIAARITSPTIHRTFLFTRLEKYMEIELVEA encoded by the coding sequence ATGGCCTCCATCGTCCACACCCTCGACGCCGAGACGAAGACCCTCCGCATCGAGATCGGCAACGACCTCCTGAGCACCACCTTCGACAAGATCGTCGCCGGGCTCGACAGCATCCTCACCAGCGACGAGGTGAAAAAGGGAACCTGGACCCTCCTCCTCCTCGACCTCACCCAGGCGAAGCTCATCGACTCGATGGGCCTCAACATCATCGTCAGCCTCATCAAGAAGGCCCAGGCCCACCCCGCGAAGATCGCCGCCCGGATCACCAGCCCGACAATCCACCGGACTTTCCTCTTCACCCGGCTGGAGAAGTACATGGAGATCGAACTGGTCGAGGCGTAG
- the acs gene encoding acetate--CoA ligase: MPTAKKAPATAKKDVIAIDSVLKETRVFKPSRKHLGETLIKDLAAYKKLHKQSLSNPESFWKNQAKNLAWVKPFKKVLEWKSPHAKWFTGGKINVAANCVDRHLETPRRNQAAIIWEGEPGEVVTLTYQQLHRQVCLFANVLKKHGIAAGDRVVIYLPMIPEAIVAMLACARIGAVHNVVFGGFSSESLKDRSNDSGAKLIITADGGYRRGAVVPLKENVDKALANGGAPGVKTVLVVRRTGQPVTVEAGRDLWIHEETAKVSDVCPAVGFDSEHPLFILYTSGSTGKPKGILHTSAGYLLGAQLTTKYAFDLRPADIFFCTADIGWITGHSYVTYGILANGGTTFMYEGAPNQPNPDRFWELIAKHKVNILYTAPTAIRSFIKWGDHWPAKHDLSSLRILGSVGEPINPEAWVWYHDKIGGKRCPIVDTWWQTETGSHMILTLPGLDMKPGGAGLPFFGVDAAIVDDNGKEVKVGAGKLILRQPWPSMLRTVYGDDQRYKDAYWGDIKGAYTTGDGAHKDKDGYFWIIGRIDDVLNVAGHRLGTSEVESSLVSHPLVAEAAVVGRPDELKGQAVVAFVTLKGGNASSPEVAEQLRKHVAKEIGPIAKPDEIRFADALPKTRSGKIMRRLLRQVAAGDEIKGDVTTLEDLTVLAKLKGIED; the protein is encoded by the coding sequence ATGCCCACCGCTAAAAAAGCTCCCGCCACGGCGAAAAAAGACGTTATCGCCATCGATTCCGTTCTGAAAGAAACGCGCGTTTTCAAGCCCTCCCGCAAGCACCTCGGGGAGACGCTGATCAAGGACCTCGCCGCCTACAAGAAGCTCCACAAGCAGTCCCTCTCGAATCCCGAGAGCTTCTGGAAGAATCAGGCGAAGAACCTCGCGTGGGTGAAGCCGTTCAAGAAAGTCCTCGAGTGGAAGAGCCCCCATGCGAAGTGGTTCACCGGCGGCAAGATCAACGTCGCCGCCAACTGCGTCGACCGCCACCTCGAGACCCCCCGCCGCAACCAGGCCGCGATCATCTGGGAAGGCGAGCCCGGCGAAGTCGTCACCCTCACCTACCAGCAGCTTCACCGCCAGGTCTGCCTCTTCGCCAACGTCCTGAAGAAACACGGCATCGCCGCCGGGGACCGCGTCGTCATCTACCTCCCGATGATCCCCGAGGCGATCGTCGCCATGCTCGCCTGCGCCCGCATCGGCGCGGTCCACAACGTCGTCTTCGGCGGCTTCAGCTCCGAATCGCTGAAGGACCGGAGCAACGACTCGGGCGCGAAGCTCATCATCACCGCCGACGGCGGCTACCGCCGCGGCGCGGTCGTCCCGCTGAAGGAGAACGTCGACAAGGCCCTCGCCAACGGCGGCGCCCCCGGCGTGAAGACCGTCCTCGTCGTCCGCCGCACCGGCCAGCCCGTCACGGTCGAGGCCGGGCGCGACCTCTGGATCCACGAGGAGACGGCGAAGGTCTCCGACGTCTGCCCCGCCGTCGGCTTCGACAGCGAGCACCCCCTCTTCATCCTCTACACCAGCGGCAGCACCGGGAAGCCGAAGGGGATCCTCCACACCAGCGCGGGCTACCTCCTCGGCGCGCAGCTGACGACGAAGTACGCCTTCGACCTCCGCCCCGCCGACATCTTCTTCTGCACCGCCGACATCGGCTGGATCACCGGCCACAGCTACGTCACCTACGGCATCCTCGCCAACGGCGGCACCACCTTCATGTACGAGGGCGCGCCGAACCAGCCGAACCCCGACCGGTTCTGGGAGCTGATCGCGAAGCACAAGGTGAACATCCTCTACACCGCGCCGACGGCGATCCGCTCCTTCATCAAGTGGGGCGACCACTGGCCCGCGAAGCACGACCTCTCCTCCCTCCGCATCCTCGGCAGCGTCGGCGAGCCGATCAATCCCGAGGCCTGGGTCTGGTACCACGACAAGATCGGCGGCAAGCGGTGCCCCATCGTCGACACCTGGTGGCAGACGGAGACCGGCTCCCACATGATCCTCACCCTCCCCGGCCTCGACATGAAGCCGGGCGGCGCGGGCCTCCCGTTCTTCGGCGTCGATGCCGCGATCGTCGACGACAACGGCAAGGAAGTGAAGGTCGGCGCGGGCAAGCTCATCCTCCGCCAGCCGTGGCCCTCGATGCTCCGCACCGTCTACGGCGACGACCAGCGCTACAAGGACGCCTACTGGGGCGACATCAAGGGCGCGTACACGACCGGCGACGGCGCGCACAAGGACAAGGACGGCTACTTCTGGATCATCGGCCGCATCGACGACGTCCTGAACGTCGCGGGCCACCGCCTCGGCACCTCCGAGGTGGAGAGCTCCCTCGTCAGCCACCCCCTCGTCGCCGAGGCCGCCGTCGTCGGCCGCCCCGACGAGCTGAAGGGCCAGGCCGTCGTCGCCTTCGTCACCCTCAAGGGCGGCAACGCCTCCTCCCCCGAGGTCGCCGAGCAGCTCCGCAAGCACGTCGCCAAGGAGATCGGCCCCATCGCGAAGCCCGACGAGATCCGATTCGCCGACGCCCTCCCGAAGACCCGCAGCGGCAAGATCATGCGCCGCCTCCTCCGGCAGGTCGCCGCCGGCGACGAGATCAAGGGCGACGTCACGACGCTGGAAGACCTCACCGTCCTGGCGAAGCTGAAGGGGATCGAGGACTAA
- a CDS encoding ABC transporter ATP-binding protein, translating to MQIDPIENEFQSAHPWRTLVRLYWPERRSVLLVICLYVVKASAIWILPIVTANIIDIVAHPGPKAAASLWINITVGAVAVVQNILTHVLWADHLSRSIRNVEIRLRSALVRRFQTLSIGYHSSIESGVLQTKVLRDIESVEQLVRAMADGFLGSIISIVVAIAVTAVRMPLFVPVFMLCVPIILVTRRLVSARLQSHNAAMRRELEAMNSMVIGMISMIPITRAHAVEETEIAKATTRFQAVRAVARSFDRITAFFGASMWVVLMLCNLSGISLAAYLAIRGVVHLSPGDIALLAGYFATIMNSVLGLVNLLPILTRGFDALESIGEIVQCPDIEENRGKVAVAAVKGAFRFEGVGFHYRGGEEKPAPALDGITLEIAPGETVGIVGPSGSGKSTLASLVTGFHRPTEGRIVLDGVDMAGIDFRTFRRHLAVVSQQTILFDGTVRENIVYGTPDVTDAALQEAVRAANASGFVADLPKGLDTLLGAGGIQLSGGQRQRLSIARALLRNPRVLILDEATSALDIEGEALVQQALERLMKGRTTFVIAHRSGTLRHANRIVFLEKGRIVRIGTFADLEAVH from the coding sequence ATGCAAATCGACCCGATCGAAAACGAGTTCCAGAGCGCCCATCCCTGGCGGACCCTTGTCCGCCTCTATTGGCCCGAGCGCCGCTCCGTCCTCCTCGTCATCTGCCTCTACGTCGTCAAGGCGAGCGCGATCTGGATCCTCCCGATCGTCACGGCGAACATCATCGACATCGTCGCCCATCCCGGGCCGAAGGCGGCGGCCTCCCTCTGGATCAACATCACGGTCGGCGCCGTCGCCGTCGTCCAGAACATCCTCACCCACGTCCTCTGGGCCGACCACCTGAGCCGCTCGATCCGCAACGTCGAGATCCGGCTCCGCTCCGCCCTCGTCCGCCGCTTCCAGACCCTCTCCATCGGCTACCACAGCAGCATCGAGAGCGGCGTCCTCCAGACGAAGGTGCTGCGGGACATCGAGTCGGTGGAGCAGCTCGTCCGGGCGATGGCCGACGGCTTCCTCGGCTCGATCATCAGCATCGTCGTCGCCATCGCCGTGACCGCGGTCCGGATGCCCCTCTTCGTCCCCGTCTTCATGCTCTGCGTCCCGATCATCCTGGTCACGCGCCGCCTCGTCTCGGCCCGCCTCCAGTCCCACAACGCGGCGATGCGGCGGGAGCTGGAGGCGATGAACTCGATGGTCATCGGGATGATCTCGATGATCCCGATCACCCGCGCCCACGCCGTCGAGGAGACCGAGATCGCCAAGGCGACCACCCGCTTCCAGGCCGTCCGGGCCGTCGCCCGCTCCTTCGACCGGATCACGGCGTTCTTCGGCGCCTCGATGTGGGTCGTCCTCATGCTCTGCAACCTCAGCGGCATCTCCCTCGCCGCCTACCTCGCCATCCGGGGCGTCGTCCACCTCTCGCCGGGGGACATCGCCCTCCTCGCGGGCTACTTCGCCACGATCATGAACTCGGTCCTCGGCCTGGTGAACCTCCTGCCGATCCTCACCCGGGGCTTCGACGCGCTGGAGAGCATCGGCGAGATCGTCCAGTGCCCCGACATCGAGGAGAATCGCGGGAAGGTCGCCGTCGCCGCCGTGAAGGGGGCCTTCCGCTTCGAGGGTGTCGGCTTCCATTACCGCGGCGGCGAGGAGAAGCCGGCCCCCGCCCTCGACGGCATCACCCTCGAGATCGCCCCCGGGGAGACCGTCGGCATCGTCGGCCCCAGCGGTTCCGGGAAGTCGACCCTCGCCAGCCTCGTCACCGGCTTCCACCGGCCGACCGAGGGGCGGATCGTCCTCGACGGCGTCGACATGGCCGGGATCGATTTCCGGACCTTCCGCCGCCACCTCGCCGTCGTCAGCCAGCAGACGATCCTCTTCGACGGCACGGTCCGGGAGAACATCGTCTACGGCACCCCCGACGTCACCGACGCGGCGCTCCAGGAGGCCGTCCGCGCCGCCAACGCCTCCGGCTTCGTCGCCGACCTCCCGAAGGGCCTCGACACCCTCCTCGGCGCGGGCGGCATCCAGCTGAGCGGCGGGCAGCGGCAGCGGCTCTCCATCGCCCGGGCCCTCCTGCGGAACCCGCGCGTCCTGATCCTCGACGAGGCGACGAGCGCCCTCGACATCGAGGGCGAGGCCCTGGTCCAGCAGGCCCTGGAGCGGCTGATGAAGGGGCGGACGACCTTCGTCATCGCCCATCGCTCCGGGACGCTGCGGCACGCGAACCGGATCGTCTTCCTCGAAAAGGGGCGGATCGTCCGGATCGGGACCTTCGCCGACCTGGAAGCGGTCCATTAG
- a CDS encoding DnaJ domain-containing protein, producing the protein MSKDYYKHLGLPRTATEAEIKSAYRRLANAHHPDKNGDPALFLAINEAYGILGDAAKKKAYDESQSVALVTNLDEVAMTVIEDYFSQFQQPPHPTHE; encoded by the coding sequence ATGTCCAAAGACTATTACAAGCATCTCGGCCTTCCCCGCACCGCCACCGAGGCGGAGATCAAGTCGGCCTACCGCCGCCTGGCCAATGCCCATCACCCGGACAAGAACGGCGATCCGGCCCTCTTCCTCGCGATCAACGAGGCCTACGGCATCCTCGGCGACGCCGCGAAGAAGAAGGCCTACGACGAGAGCCAGAGCGTCGCCCTCGTCACGAACCTCGACGAGGTCGCGATGACGGTCATCGAGGACTACTTCAGCCAATTCCAGCAGCCCCCCCACCCCACGCACGAATGA
- a CDS encoding glycoside hydrolase family 2 TIM barrel-domain containing protein codes for MLHSFPLPSVRTYLSPETVSVNRLPMRATLYPYPDVAGAKRNDRVASPWFRLLNGPWRFRLAAKPEEVTLEDLSAGLDRSGWAEVAVPGNWTMQGYDKPHYTNVQMPFSDEPPFVPEANPTGIYATTFDVPAAWDGRRIVIHFGGAESVLYVYVNGQAVGMGKDSRLPSEFDITPFVAAGEPNEVVAVVVKWSDATFIEDQDQWWMGGLHREVYLYATSPVYLADLFVTPGLENGYRDGRLKARATVGFPGQPEAGWSVEAVLFDPKGKAVLKKPLLSPVPLGHPSHAHRVAASFDLAVKDVLAWSAEVPHLYRLVVTLKDKAGKAIESTSARVGFRTVEVRDRMLLVNGRRVLIKGVNRHDHHDTKGKALDRETLRLDAVTMKQFSFNAVRTSHYPNDPHWLDLCDELGLYVIDEANLEAHAFYHTMNQDRRYAGAFLDRAVRMVERDKNHPSVILWSLGNESGHGPNHDAMAGWIRGFDPSRPLHYEPGVCPQSPEAEHGRKRYDLGYRVTDIVCPMYHKIEDMIEWATDKDHPDQTRPYILCEYSHAMGNSNGSLADYWDAFEKYPGLQGGFIWEWIDHGLKQKTADGKDYWAYGGDFGDTPNDLNFVCDGLVWPDRKPHPAVAEFRYLAQPAKAVAFNPKTGILQIKNKLDFATLAAIRGFWEVKVDGVVKAKGKLPVLKTAPQKTEAIKLKLPALKLEPGQEAFLHLRFESAVKTAWCAAGHLLGWEQFALPAPKAKAKVVKAAQGKTSPLVLTKSADRIVVENALVHLSVEAGRIVAFRVKGKELLLAGPELQIWRGPTDNDGIKGWTHEAWRTLGKWRAAGLDKTEIVAAPATAKKNADGTVTVALVHTAQCAASAKAVVLKHSYTLAPDGTLAAENVFTVEKNKENTFADLPRLGVTLTLPAGFEALEWFGRGPWENYADRKRSALVDRHASTVTGQYVPYVMPQEHGNHTDVRWLTLGNRNGALLAVEAAPGGPLEFSASHYTAHDLYAALHTHELEAKARPETILNLDFKQRGLGTQSCGPETLPQYQIGTGTFRWNYVLKG; via the coding sequence TCCCGATGCGGGCGACGCTCTACCCCTATCCCGACGTCGCCGGGGCGAAGCGCAACGACCGCGTCGCCTCGCCGTGGTTCCGCCTCCTCAATGGCCCGTGGCGCTTCCGCCTCGCGGCGAAGCCCGAGGAGGTGACGCTGGAGGATCTCTCCGCCGGGCTCGACCGCTCCGGCTGGGCCGAGGTCGCGGTTCCCGGGAACTGGACGATGCAGGGCTACGACAAGCCCCATTACACCAACGTCCAGATGCCCTTCAGCGACGAGCCGCCCTTCGTCCCCGAGGCGAACCCGACCGGCATCTACGCCACGACCTTCGACGTCCCCGCCGCGTGGGACGGCCGCCGGATCGTGATTCACTTCGGCGGGGCCGAGAGCGTCCTCTACGTCTACGTGAACGGCCAGGCCGTCGGCATGGGCAAGGATTCCCGCCTTCCCTCCGAGTTCGACATCACCCCCTTCGTCGCCGCCGGGGAGCCGAACGAGGTCGTCGCCGTCGTCGTGAAGTGGTCGGATGCCACCTTCATCGAGGATCAGGACCAATGGTGGATGGGCGGCCTCCACCGCGAGGTCTATCTCTACGCCACCTCCCCGGTTTACCTCGCCGACCTCTTCGTCACGCCTGGCCTCGAGAACGGCTATCGCGACGGCCGCCTGAAGGCGCGGGCGACGGTCGGCTTCCCCGGCCAGCCCGAGGCCGGATGGAGCGTCGAGGCGGTCCTCTTCGACCCGAAGGGGAAAGCCGTGCTGAAGAAGCCGCTCCTCTCCCCCGTCCCCCTCGGCCATCCCTCGCACGCCCACCGCGTCGCCGCCTCCTTCGACCTCGCCGTGAAGGACGTCCTCGCCTGGTCGGCCGAGGTGCCGCACCTCTACCGCCTCGTCGTCACGCTGAAGGACAAGGCCGGAAAGGCGATCGAATCGACCTCGGCCCGCGTCGGCTTCCGCACCGTCGAGGTCCGGGACCGGATGCTCCTCGTCAACGGCAGGCGCGTCCTCATCAAGGGAGTGAACCGGCACGACCACCACGACACGAAGGGGAAGGCCCTCGACCGCGAGACCCTCCGCCTCGACGCCGTCACGATGAAGCAGTTCAGCTTCAACGCCGTCCGCACCTCCCACTACCCGAACGATCCCCATTGGCTCGACCTCTGCGACGAGCTCGGCCTCTACGTCATCGACGAGGCGAACCTCGAGGCCCACGCCTTCTACCACACGATGAACCAGGACCGGCGCTACGCCGGGGCCTTCCTCGACCGCGCCGTCCGGATGGTCGAGCGGGACAAGAACCATCCCTCCGTCATCCTCTGGTCCCTCGGCAACGAGAGCGGCCACGGGCCGAACCACGACGCCATGGCGGGCTGGATCCGGGGGTTTGACCCGAGCCGCCCCCTCCACTACGAGCCGGGTGTCTGCCCCCAGAGCCCCGAGGCCGAGCACGGACGGAAGCGTTACGACCTCGGCTACCGCGTCACCGACATCGTCTGCCCGATGTACCACAAGATCGAAGACATGATCGAGTGGGCGACCGACAAGGATCACCCCGACCAGACCCGCCCCTATATCCTCTGCGAGTACTCCCATGCGATGGGGAACAGCAACGGCTCCCTCGCCGACTACTGGGACGCGTTCGAGAAATACCCCGGCCTCCAGGGTGGCTTCATCTGGGAATGGATCGACCATGGCCTGAAGCAGAAGACCGCCGACGGCAAGGACTACTGGGCCTACGGCGGCGACTTCGGCGACACGCCGAACGACCTCAACTTTGTCTGCGACGGCCTCGTCTGGCCCGATCGGAAGCCCCATCCCGCCGTCGCCGAGTTCCGCTACCTCGCCCAACCCGCGAAGGCTGTCGCGTTCAACCCGAAGACCGGCATCCTCCAGATCAAGAACAAGCTCGATTTCGCCACCCTCGCCGCGATCCGCGGTTTCTGGGAAGTGAAGGTTGACGGCGTTGTGAAGGCGAAGGGGAAGCTTCCCGTGCTGAAGACCGCGCCGCAGAAGACCGAGGCGATCAAGCTGAAGCTCCCCGCCCTGAAGCTCGAGCCCGGCCAGGAAGCCTTCCTCCACCTCCGCTTCGAGAGCGCCGTGAAGACCGCGTGGTGCGCCGCCGGCCACCTCCTCGGCTGGGAACAGTTCGCCCTCCCCGCGCCGAAGGCCAAGGCCAAAGTCGTAAAGGCGGCCCAGGGCAAGACCTCACCCCTCGTCCTCACGAAGAGCGCCGACCGGATCGTCGTGGAGAACGCCCTCGTCCACCTCTCCGTCGAGGCGGGCCGGATCGTCGCCTTCCGCGTGAAGGGGAAGGAGCTCCTCCTCGCCGGACCCGAGCTCCAGATCTGGCGCGGCCCGACCGACAATGACGGCATCAAGGGCTGGACCCACGAGGCGTGGCGGACGCTCGGCAAATGGCGGGCCGCCGGGCTCGACAAGACCGAGATCGTCGCCGCTCCCGCGACGGCGAAGAAGAACGCCGACGGCACCGTCACCGTCGCCCTCGTCCACACGGCGCAATGCGCCGCCTCGGCGAAGGCCGTCGTCCTGAAGCACAGCTACACCCTCGCCCCCGACGGGACGCTGGCGGCGGAGAATGTCTTCACCGTCGAAAAGAACAAGGAGAACACCTTTGCCGACCTCCCCCGTCTCGGCGTCACCCTCACCCTCCCGGCCGGGTTCGAGGCGCTGGAATGGTTCGGCCGCGGTCCGTGGGAGAATTATGCGGACCGGAAACGGTCCGCCCTCGTCGACCGCCATGCCTCGACCGTCACCGGGCAATACGTCCCTTACGTCATGCCGCAGGAACACGGGAACCACACCGATGTCCGCTGGCTGACCCTCGGGAACCGGAACGGCGCCCTCCTCGCCGTCGAGGCTGCGCCGGGAGGCCCGCTCGAATTCTCGGCGAGCCACTACACCGCCCACGACCTCTACGCTGCCCTCCACACCCACGAACTCGAAGCCAAGGCCCGTCCCGAGACGATCCTGAACCTCGACTTCAAACAGCGCGGCCTCGGCACCCAATCGTGCGGCCCGGAGACCCTCCCGCAGTATCAGATCGGCACGGGGACGTTCCGTTGGAATTACGTGCTGAAGGGGTAA